The window CAATTCATGAAGCGCTGTCAGGACATGATAAAGTACATTGGAAGGAAGCAATTGTGGATGAGTACAAGTCATTTGAAAAGAACAGAGCCTGGACATTGACAACATTACCTGCTGGAAAGAAAGCTGTAAATTGTTAAATGGATTTTCAAAAAGAAACTTGGATTGGAAGATTTGCAACAGCCAAATTAACCATAGTAGAAGTAAACatatagacattcaacatcatTATGTGCGGCAAGTCGTAAGtgataaaattattaacttaGAATACTTGTCTACTGATCAAATGCCTGCGGATGTTTTGACAAAGCTTCTAGGCAAAGACAaacattttaattgtgtttctaATCTTGATTTAAACTGTTCGGTTTAAGGGCAGGTGTTAGAACATATAAACCAAACAGGTTTTAAACCCAATGTTCCTTAGCTGGAAGCTATTTGTTTTTGTCTGTGGTTCTTTATTTTGTCAgtttacaaacaaatgaatacacGTATCGTTTTGCTGTCTGCGacaatataatgttttactctATTCAATCCTGGTAGAATTCCACTCCAAAcccaatatataatatacttactaggGGACTCCATTAACTGTATCGTCAAAAcgaaatatttacctaaataaataattttcaatttttcaatattaaagcATTGAATTAAATAGGAATGATTAGGATTTATGtgtcaaatataatataaaattaagactcatttttattaacactaaTAATCGATATtatgtctttatttttttttcactgctCTTAAGTAATATGTCTtcgataaatatttgaataagttatcaaatgttatattatttatatacggTTGTTATGCATAGTGGGAAAGATTTAGTAAAtaaacaatcttttttttaatatgtaataaaaataaagccaaatacTTGTCAAGcagatattttacatattttttatgctTTTCCATAATGATACCAATGGTGCTAAAAAAGCAAACAATTTCGAAAAAATAATCCTAAACAAACTTTATACAGATAAAAAAACCGCTATGATATTGAATAGCTAATCGATATAATAAAAGTATATCGGCGTTCCATCACTGATGTTAATTGACAAGATATAACAAAACTCCTAGCATAACTGCCAATGACCCTTGAACGGAAGATGCTGAATTGAAGTAGCCCAGAGCACGTCCTTCTCTAATTAAAGCTAGTACTGAATCCCAGATTTCTTCGTTGTTGGGTAAAATTTGCTCGGCGGGCAGGAGATGGCCGTATTCACCTCGGTCTCGTAATTCGTAGATGAATGTAAGAGGGATACGTAGTTTTTCTTTTACCCAATCTACACTAGTTCCCGTTGCTTCATCTAAGGAAAATCAAGTTActgttaaataattttttataaagaCACACTCTCATTGGTGTTCGTAGTTTCTCTCTTTAACTATGTTTTTCTTcctatgaaatataattatgtaacatTTTTAAACATCTAGATTAAAGGTTAATATTTCGAACAAGtctgcagtgattttgatagcccagattgtgcaagtgttattttaaacgtcaaacttctatgaaattttgacgtttaaataacacttgcatagtctgtgctatcaaaatcattgcagaaTTATCTTCGTCTAACTCTGCTTGCAAGATTTTTGtatataggtaggtagataGGTAGGTGGCATGTGCCAGATAATATACTCGAatgataaagtaataaaaatacacttacAAATTACTTCAGCCACATTTCCAGCTACATATGGGGTTCCGTAACGTACTGTCAATGATCCTATTGCTCTTCGGGCAATTTTCAcctgtacaaaataaaatttattaaaacaataagaAACTATAACAAAAGAACTAAATAATAACTTTACTGGcttaaaataaggtaaaatttCAAATGGTGGTTTATTAGTTTGCGTTGCATCTAGTTTGCAGAATCACGTCTAAACAGGGATAACTACACTAAGTAGGTACGACGAAAATTACACCTATTTACTTAcgaacaaaattataaattacaatattacCGAATCTTCATAATTGTCCAACGGTTCCGTAGTATTTCCGTAAGGGACCATAAGCATTTGTCCCGAAGAATGAAAACTGATATACATTTCCATATTATCTGCAACGCTTTCTATATAGGCAGCCAAAGTTCTTGCTTCAGGTTCGGAAAACGGTTCACTGCCTGCATAATTGTTGCTGCTAGGATTACTGCTAGAACTTTTAACTGCAAAAAATGCacaaattatttactaaaaatattcACTTGTCACTTGTCCATAAAGAGTAAAGTTTAATAACATACACATCATAAAGCAAACTGccataaaattgttttttttttactctaacATTCACACTTGGTTTTATCGTGTACCTTTTCGTGAATACAATTTTATcagaaacaaaattttattccCTGATTatttgaaccattttttttctttttacgtAACAGATGCGCTGAACTGATATGTTATAGATGTtacaaattgaataaatattacaCTTACGCATCCAATTGCTGTCCCAATTCCTATTTAAATCAATACCAAATTCAGTTCCAACAGGACGCCTGTTTTTACGCCACAGtctgaactaaaaaaaaaaaaaaacaatttattccaATCATCGCTGTGACAAAATAATCAattgaaaaacttatttatacttTCATCAAAAGCTTACGTCTGTCCAAGTCCAAACATATCCATCAGGGTTAGTGCAGGGAAATATGTACCAGTCAAAATCTCTGGCAGCAGCTTGAGCTTCAGGATCCTCACTGTACAAAAGCTGAGTAATAATATAGTTGACTGTTGCGTACGATATCCATTCTCTGGCGTGTATGCCTCCTTCAATGAATATGCTCTTTCGGCCGCTACCATGTGAAATTTTAACCCCTTTAATTTCTCTTCCTTCATAGGACTCTCCTCCATCGATCAATGTAACAATATCACTGTTAGCAGCAGCAATATCATCAAGCCAGGCGTATATGTCGTCTAAAGGAAAGTACGCATCCCATGTCATAGATTGCACATTGCGTTGGATATATTTACCGTGTTTCTCGTTGTCAATTACCCTGTTAACAGAAACTTTTATCTTAAAAACAGTTACAATGACAACATTTGTTGATTGTTTAAGTATCTTAACTTATAGTCTTTTATCATGGATCATTCGTTTATTACTTACGTTTGTATATTTTCAATGGTAACTTCAGCGTCTATATTATTTGCTTTTAATATATCATCAAACGTTTTTCTGTACCCAGGTGATGTCACTACACTAACCATATCATTCACACTCACTGGAtcttcgaaaaaatctaactgGGGATTAGAAAGCATTGAATTCAGTATTTCGAGTTCTTCAACGGTACTCGGGATTACCCTGTATAGGGCATAATTGGTGAAATTAAACTTTTCACTATTTGCATAGCTACTTAGTAAAAGTAAGGTGGCCAGAAGTTTCAACATATTGTTCTGGAAAACAAAAGTCACGATACAATATATATTGACCATTGGTCGCGGTaagcactttttttttactaaattcaTCTGTTTTGTATAGATATCCGACTAATTTAACACCcggataataatattttatttatttacaataacaatatacatatataaaggATATATACATGCTgatggcatttcctcgttgtatcgcaatactgatacgttaaGTTAATATCCGGGTAAAACGAATAATCCGAAtaccatttatgacaaaaatctcattacatttttaaagaaaactattcgAAAAATTTAACGATATTGAAGCTGGTTGCGGAATCCAATAGAATTGGCAAGATTTTAACGTAATACGCAACACGACTTGTGGAGAATGTCCATCCGGGCGTCCCAGGTACCGCTGGGCTGGAGTCAAGAAGCCCTAAAAGACAAGAAGTGGCGCAGAACAGGGCGGAGTAGTGTTTTTCAGAGGCAAAGGTCCTTTCTGGGTCACTGAAATAGCCATTGAAGTAGTAGTAAAGCATTTTGCATTTGAATAAATTTGCAATGAAAACCTTGATTGACCTTAAATGAGAAGAGACTGTATCAACCGTTTAAAGACAGATTTTCTAAATATCATAAAAACCACGTTCTGTCCCATATGTCAATTGTCTAATTGGCCAATTTGTTGAAGGAATTGACTAGCATTAGAATTTATGGTAGTTaaatttacatgaaataaagCCAACTATCTTTTGACATAATCAACTGAAGTCATTAGTtagtattatgtatatcgttgtctaagtacccacaaaacaagccttattgacctTATTACCGTGGAACTTTGTCAATGTATGTAATAGTGTCCTGTAATGAATATTGTTTATAGATATAAGAACAGAATGTcgcaggcaactaatactaaaCGGAGGGTTGAAGAGTTTCTATGACCCATTTACAGATACAAATTTTGGCTAGATGAGCAACTGAATTTTAAATACCACTACAAGtatataactaataaaaaaagaacCAAATGCTGGGATTTATCCTTCGTGTTACAAAAGATTTTAAGAAATCGAGCAGTCTTCTCTGTCTGTTTCAGAGTCTCGTTCGCATTGTACTCTAGTATGGTTGCATCGTCTGGTCTTCCTGTTACTCAGTGCACTCTAACAACATTCCCTATCGCTACAAACATGATCTCATACGTAATCGTTATGAACAGAGACTACAAACGTTTAACATATCCTCCCTTGAATCTCGTCATCTCTTACATTACTTCCTTCACACACTTCTACATCATAAAAATGACTCGCCTAGCGTACTATCCCGTGCTCCTAAGATTTTCGGCCTTCAGGTCTACAGAATATGTCGAGAGTAAGTACAATGATTTGTAATATAAAACAGAGAAATTGTCATTTTCGACTCACGGCTGGCAGTATTCAGGAGGCAGGTTGTTAGGGTTCTCAGCCATCGTACTTCacaataatactttataatacgagtaatataaagcaatttgacatgttaaaattatttatgttattctgTAATTCAGTGTAATTTTAGGATGCTTATTTTGGATGGCATTCTTATATTATATAAGACCTACCTTTCTATacatatattgtaaaaaaattgattgtCTATTTAGTGtgccttttaaataaataaaaaattaataacagtTGTGCCACTAATTCGAAAAACCATCTAATCAAGCAATTAAAGCTTGTGTCAGAAATCATTgcggaaaattattttttaatttgaacatCGCAACCCAAcccaataattaattaatactaaattaaCTAACCTAACGGTTAATAACGGTAATCTTACAAGGACATTTTACAACGGGGTATTTTACGTGCGTCGCGTCGTCACGCCTATGTAATCGAATGCTATATGCCATAATAATATtcacttagaaaaaaaaaatctaaaccaAATAAAACGTTctcctaaaaaaaaatcaccgtAATAGCATCGGTGAAAAGGTCGAACTCCTAAAAATACCTTAACGTTTGCTGTTACACAGCCTTTGatgcaaagaatataatactcactaggagaagaacgctaactccatacaaaaaaatgcccctttcaaaagttcgtttatactagtggcgctctctttgtatctcagtactaaaattgacaaccggtttagcctggcgggttttggtaggtagtgatccagttctagctagtggttctgggttcgaatcccggcgacgtaatttctttttgtattttttcattttttgtttttgttggggtgaggtttttaaattagtatctatcaaataaaaaaatattatgttacatattaatcaaaatcacaggcatcttttgtcctaagagataatgatatctatattttaaagttttttcaatataaaaggtaacaatacagtttattatcaagttataaatatttttattcctatatattaggatcaaaagagcttaattcgttcgaaaaacatacaataggcaggaaaaaagtcattttctatacaaatttatgtatcggacggggcttgttgaactaactgtgacacttccatataatatttacatacctatatgaattttattcaatgagaccacaggtcggtaatttcggttcattattgatgtgggtaccaaatagttaacctatcctgtgcgtgtgattatcttttgatttttttaaggcgttatttatgtttaggtcgtctatttttagcgcatgttttaattcccagatcaccttcataacaataaatagaagtcattaaaatcttcatgataaaaacaattttatatatatacatatactatttattgcatttaatatagctttttatatatctaaaacatgatctttggcacatctgattttactccacaattgcaattaCTGTAACTTataatcatatcacatatatcagcccaaaaaactaaaaattacatgaatatataacagacaaagttgttattacatctagCCGActgtcggacactttctgctccacagctcaatgcagcggtcttgttgatggtcaccgagaaactacaactagtcggaattatgtggcggatccgtgccttttgattttgagcctttccaaggaaatgatGGATTATTTTctcacgttcaccctctaaaacaaaacagtcacattttaaacaatactataacctatgtccctaattactaaccttgctaatagctaccagagttctaaattgccggctaaa of the Cydia pomonella isolate Wapato2018A chromosome 19, ilCydPomo1, whole genome shotgun sequence genome contains:
- the LOC133528124 gene encoding zinc carboxypeptidase-like, giving the protein MNLVKKKCLPRPMVNIYCIVTFVFQNNMLKLLATLLLLSSYANSEKFNFTNYALYRVIPSTVEELEILNSMLSNPQLDFFEDPVSVNDMVSVVTSPGYRKTFDDILKANNIDAEVTIENIQTVIDNEKHGKYIQRNVQSMTWDAYFPLDDIYAWLDDIAAANSDIVTLIDGGESYEGREIKGVKISHGSGRKSIFIEGGIHAREWISYATVNYIITQLLYSEDPEAQAAARDFDWYIFPCTNPDGYVWTWTDFRLWRKNRRPVGTEFGIDLNRNWDSNWMLKSSSSNPSSNNYAGSEPFSEPEARTLAAYIESVADNMEMYISFHSSGQMLMVPYGNTTEPLDNYEDSVKIARRAIGSLTVRYGTPYVAGNVAEVIYEATGTSVDWVKEKLRIPLTFIYELRDRGEYGHLLPAEQILPNNEEIWDSVLALIREGRALGYFNSASSVQGSLAVMLGVLLYLVN